The Prionailurus bengalensis isolate Pbe53 chromosome D2, Fcat_Pben_1.1_paternal_pri, whole genome shotgun sequence genome window below encodes:
- the SFRP5 gene encoding secreted frizzled-related protein 5 — protein MRAAAGGARAAALALLLGALHGAPARGEENDYYGWQAEPLHGRSYSKPPQCLDIPADLPLCHTVGYKRMRLPNLLEHESLAEVKQQASSWLPLLAKRCHSDTQVFLCSLFAPVCLDRPIYPCRSLCEAVRAGCAPLMEAYGFPWPEMLHCHKFPLDNDLCIAVQFGHLPATAPPVTKICAQCEMEHSADGLMEQMCSSDFVVKMRIKEIKIENGDRKLIGAQKKKKLLKPGPLKRKDTKRLVLHMKNGASCPCPQLDSLAGSFLVMGRKVDGQLLLMAVYRWDKKNKEMKFAVKFMFSYPCSLYYPFFYGAAEPH, from the exons atgcgggcggcggcggggggcgcgCGGGCGGCCGCGCTGGCGCTGCTGCTGGGGGCGCTTCACGGGGCGCCGGCGCGCGGCGAGGAGAACGACTACTACGGCTGGCAGGCCGAGCCGCTGCACGGGCGCTCGTACTCCAAGCCGCCGCAGTGCCTCGACATCCCCGCCGACCTGCCGCTCTGCCACACCGTGGGCTACAAGCGCATGCGGCTGCCCAACCTGCTGGAGCACGAGAGCCTGGCCGAGGTGAAGCAGCAGGCGAGCAGCTGGCTGCCGCTGCTGGCCAAGCGCTGCCACTCGGACACGCAGGTCTTCCTCTGCTCGCTCTTCGCGCCCGTCTGCCTCGACCGGCCCATCTACCCGTGCCGCTCGCTGTGCGAGGCCGTGCGCGCCGGCTGCGCGCCGCTCATGGAGGCCTACGGCTTCCCCTGGCCCGAGATGCTGCACTGCCACAAGTTCCCCCTGGACAACGACCTCTGCATCGCTGTGCAGTTCGGACACCTGCCTGCCACCGCGCCTCCAG TGACCAAGATCTGTGCCCAGTGTGAAATGGAGCACAGTGCCGACGGCCTCATGGAACAGATGTGTTCCAGCGACTTCG TGGTTAAAATGCGCATCAAGGAGATCAAGATAGAGAATGGGGACCGGAAGCTGATTggagcccagaaaaaaaagaagctgctCAAGCCAGGCCCACTGAAGCGCAAGGACACCAAGAGGCTGGTGCTGCACATGAAGAATGGTGCCAGCTGCCCCTGTCCACAGCTGGACAGCCTGGCCGGCAGCTTCCTGGTCATGGGCCGCAAGGTGGACGGACAGCTGCTGCTGATGGCCGTCTACCGCTGGGACAAGAAGAATAAGGAGATGAAATTCGCAGTCAAGTTCATGTTCTCCTACCCCTGTTCCCTCTACTACCCCTTCTTCTATGGGGCTGCTGAACCCCACTGA